From one Nocardioides yefusunii genomic stretch:
- a CDS encoding alpha/beta hydrolase, whose product MQHDDRQHDDRQHDDTQADDRQRDATPPESAEATEDVLGAPFTRETIDLGSDREGPVTATLVKAPTHGPTNAAVLYVHGFCDYFFQKHFAQWWTDRGYTFYAIDLRKYGRSLADHQSPNHVEDLSEHFPELDEAYRRITQRDGHEAVVVAGHSTGGLIVPLWLHEHRPAVAGVVLNSPWLDMQGGWIMRNPATALIKQWGALRPRDVLPRSVSGVYGRSIHRSVQGEWEFNTDWKPLDSFPARTGWLAAVRRGHDQVHTGLDVRAPVLVLSSSRSTTPDDVDEDAMSTDTVLDVTQIRRWATSLGPHVTSVAIDGAMHDIVLSREPVRDAAMDQIGAWLRTYVEDAAAT is encoded by the coding sequence ATGCAGCACGACGACAGGCAGCACGACGACAGGCAGCACGACGACACCCAGGCCGACGACAGGCAGCGCGACGCCACACCCCCTGAGTCCGCCGAGGCCACCGAGGACGTCCTGGGCGCGCCCTTCACCCGCGAGACCATCGATCTCGGCAGCGACCGCGAAGGCCCGGTGACCGCCACTCTGGTCAAGGCGCCCACCCACGGCCCCACCAATGCCGCCGTGCTCTACGTCCACGGGTTCTGCGACTACTTCTTCCAGAAGCACTTCGCCCAGTGGTGGACCGACCGCGGGTACACGTTCTACGCGATCGACCTGCGCAAGTACGGGCGTTCCCTGGCCGATCACCAGAGCCCGAACCACGTCGAGGACCTCTCGGAGCACTTCCCCGAGCTCGACGAGGCGTACCGACGCATCACCCAGCGCGACGGGCACGAGGCCGTCGTCGTCGCCGGACACTCCACCGGCGGCCTCATCGTGCCGCTGTGGCTGCACGAGCACCGCCCCGCCGTCGCCGGTGTCGTCCTCAACTCCCCCTGGCTCGACATGCAGGGCGGCTGGATCATGCGCAACCCCGCCACCGCACTGATCAAGCAGTGGGGCGCCCTGCGTCCGCGCGACGTGCTGCCGCGTTCGGTCAGCGGCGTCTACGGGCGCAGCATCCACCGCTCGGTCCAGGGCGAGTGGGAGTTCAACACCGACTGGAAGCCGCTCGACTCGTTCCCGGCCCGCACCGGATGGCTCGCGGCGGTGCGCCGCGGACACGACCAGGTGCACACCGGGCTCGACGTCCGCGCCCCCGTGCTCGTGCTCTCCTCGTCCCGGTCCACCACCCCCGACGACGTCGACGAGGACGCGATGTCCACCGACACCGTCCTCGACGTCACCCAGATCCGCCGGTGGGCGACCAGCCTCGGTCCGCATGTCACCTCGGTCGCGATCGACGGCGCGATGCACGACATCGTGCTCTCGCGCGAACCGGTGCGGGACGCCGCGATGGACCAGATCGGGGCGTGGCTGCGCACCTACGTCGAGGACGCTGCCGCCACCTGA
- a CDS encoding sulfite exporter TauE/SafE family protein encodes MSVFEMVAVLLAGTAAGTINTIVGSGTLVTFPTLLAIGVPPVVANVSNTIGLVPGSVSGAWGYRRELAGQRSRVLRLASASVIGGLIGAGLLLVLPEDAFEAIVPALILLGITLVVCGKRISRWVAARHADTGGMPFHGAWWVWPAILAAGIYGGYFGAAQGVILMAVLGIGFDEALQRLNGIKNILGAVVNGVSGLVFVFVADVDWLIVALIGIGAVIGGQIGAGVGRRLPDAWLRGAIVVVGVSALLYFLFGR; translated from the coding sequence GTGAGCGTCTTCGAGATGGTGGCCGTCCTCCTCGCGGGGACGGCCGCCGGTACCATCAACACCATCGTCGGGTCGGGCACACTGGTGACCTTCCCGACCCTGCTCGCCATCGGCGTCCCTCCCGTGGTCGCCAACGTCTCCAACACCATCGGCCTCGTTCCCGGCTCCGTCTCCGGAGCCTGGGGTTACCGTCGTGAGCTGGCCGGTCAGCGCAGCCGGGTGCTGCGCCTGGCCTCGGCCTCGGTGATCGGTGGCCTGATCGGCGCCGGTCTGCTGCTCGTACTGCCCGAGGACGCCTTCGAAGCGATCGTCCCGGCGCTGATCCTGCTGGGCATCACCCTGGTGGTGTGCGGCAAGCGGATCTCGCGGTGGGTCGCGGCCCGGCACGCCGACACCGGCGGGATGCCGTTCCACGGTGCTTGGTGGGTCTGGCCCGCGATCCTCGCCGCCGGCATCTACGGCGGCTACTTCGGGGCCGCCCAGGGCGTCATCCTGATGGCCGTCCTCGGCATCGGCTTCGACGAGGCGCTGCAGCGCCTCAACGGGATCAAGAACATCCTGGGCGCCGTCGTCAACGGCGTCTCCGGGCTCGTCTTCGTCTTCGTCGCTGACGTCGACTGGCTGATCGTCGCGCTCATCGGCATCGGCGCCGTGATCGGTGGTCAGATCGGTGCGGGTGTGGGCCGCAGACTCCCCGACGCATGGTTGCGTGGCGCGATCGTCGTGGTCGGCGTGAGCGCGCTGCTCTACTTCCTGTTCGGACGCTGA
- a CDS encoding NfeD family protein has protein sequence MDWISDHLWESWLALAVVLLVAEVLSLELVLMMLAGGAVVGMAADLVGLPLPFQVLAACVAAVAALVLLRPPVLRRLRQGPELTQGHARLLGAQGVVLREVSVHAPGLVAFGQDEWTSVPYDETVVIPVGATVEVFEIRGASAVVHLVRGPELAPGA, from the coding sequence ATGGACTGGATCTCCGACCACCTCTGGGAGAGTTGGCTCGCGCTCGCGGTGGTGCTGCTCGTCGCCGAGGTCCTGAGCCTCGAGCTCGTGCTGATGATGCTCGCGGGCGGTGCCGTGGTCGGGATGGCAGCCGATCTCGTCGGCCTGCCGCTGCCGTTCCAGGTGCTGGCCGCCTGCGTGGCTGCGGTCGCAGCGCTCGTCCTGCTGCGTCCTCCGGTGTTGCGCCGGCTGCGTCAGGGCCCCGAGCTCACCCAGGGACACGCTCGCCTGCTGGGTGCCCAGGGCGTTGTCCTGCGTGAGGTCTCGGTGCACGCACCGGGTCTGGTGGCGTTCGGTCAGGACGAGTGGACGAGCGTCCCCTACGACGAGACCGTCGTCATCCCGGTGGGAGCCACCGTGGAGGTCTTCGAGATTCGCGGGGCCTCGGCCGTGGTTCACCTCGTGCGCGGTCCCGAACTGGCGCCCGGCGCCTGA
- a CDS encoding ABC transporter ATP-binding protein, which produces MTSVIDFSGVTVRKGGNVLLDDVTWTVEEDERWVILGPNGAGKTTLLQIASAQLHPTAGVAGILDEVLGAVDVFELRPRIGITSAALADQLPKREKVSDIVVSAAYGTYGRWREHYEDLDHDRAAELLNEVGAAHLADRSFGTLSEGEKKRVQIARALMADPEMLLLDEPAAGLDLGGREDLVSTLSSIALDADSPATVMVSHHVEEIPPGFTHALMLRQGRVVAQGPLHLVVTQEHLSETFGMPLLVTEADGRYAARRRPPARAAARV; this is translated from the coding sequence ATGACCAGCGTGATCGACTTCTCCGGTGTGACCGTCCGCAAGGGTGGCAACGTCCTGCTCGACGACGTGACCTGGACGGTCGAGGAGGACGAGCGCTGGGTGATCCTCGGCCCGAACGGTGCCGGCAAGACCACCCTGCTCCAGATCGCCTCCGCGCAGCTGCACCCCACGGCAGGCGTCGCGGGCATCCTCGACGAGGTCCTCGGCGCCGTCGACGTGTTCGAGCTGCGTCCGCGCATCGGCATCACCAGCGCGGCGCTGGCCGACCAGCTCCCCAAGCGTGAGAAGGTCTCCGACATCGTCGTCTCCGCGGCCTACGGCACCTACGGCCGCTGGCGCGAGCACTACGAGGATCTCGATCACGACCGTGCGGCAGAGCTCCTCAACGAGGTCGGCGCCGCACACTTGGCCGACCGCTCGTTCGGCACCCTGAGCGAGGGCGAGAAGAAGCGCGTCCAGATCGCTCGCGCGCTCATGGCCGACCCCGAGATGCTGCTCCTCGACGAGCCTGCTGCCGGTCTCGACCTGGGTGGTCGTGAGGACCTGGTCTCGACGCTCTCCTCGATCGCGCTCGACGCCGACTCCCCGGCCACCGTCATGGTCTCCCACCACGTCGAGGAGATCCCGCCGGGCTTCACGCACGCGCTGATGCTGCGTCAGGGGCGCGTCGTCGCGCAGGGTCCTCTGCACCTCGTCGTCACCCAGGAGCACCTCTCGGAGACCTTCGGGATGCCGCTGCTGGTCACCGAGGCCGACGGTCGTTACGCGGCCCGACGTCGTCCGCCGGCTCGCGCCGCAGCCCGAGTCTGA
- the serB gene encoding phosphoserine phosphatase SerB, with amino-acid sequence MDDVAPKTLLITLTGKDQPGVTAAVLSALARTGVEVIDLEQIVLRGRLVLGILVTAPRDWKKLRDHLEAEGESLGMQVEVERGTGDNQVRASGRSHVTVIGAPLKASALAAITGRISDLGGNIDRIVRMARYPVTAIDLNVSGVEPERLRRHLALEAAERGVDIAVQADSMLRHGRRLIVMDVDSTLIQGEVIEMLAAHAGVEDEVARVTEAAMRGELDFEQSLRHRVALLKGLPATVIDEVYAQIQFNPGARTMVRTLKRLGYRFAIVSGGFSQITERLAADIGIDFQRANELEIVDGHLTGGIVGQVVDRAGKATALREFAAQLEISEAATIAIGDGANDLDMLDAAGLGVAYNARPVVQSAADTAVNVPYLDTIMYLLGISREEIEAADAEAGIVTPAPPVHA; translated from the coding sequence ATGGACGACGTCGCACCCAAGACCCTGCTCATCACGCTCACCGGCAAGGACCAGCCCGGCGTGACCGCCGCTGTGCTGTCCGCGTTGGCACGGACCGGGGTCGAGGTGATCGACCTCGAGCAGATCGTGCTGCGCGGCCGTCTCGTCCTCGGGATCCTCGTCACCGCACCCCGGGACTGGAAGAAGCTCCGCGACCATCTGGAGGCCGAGGGCGAGTCCCTGGGCATGCAGGTGGAGGTCGAGCGCGGCACCGGTGACAACCAGGTGCGGGCCTCGGGCCGCAGCCACGTCACCGTGATCGGCGCGCCGCTGAAGGCGTCGGCGCTGGCCGCGATCACCGGTCGCATCTCCGACCTCGGCGGCAACATCGACCGGATCGTCCGGATGGCGCGCTACCCCGTCACCGCGATCGACCTGAACGTCTCCGGCGTCGAGCCCGAGCGCCTGCGTCGCCACCTCGCCCTCGAGGCTGCAGAGCGTGGCGTCGACATCGCGGTGCAGGCCGACTCGATGTTGCGTCACGGACGTCGTCTGATCGTCATGGACGTCGACTCCACCCTGATCCAGGGCGAGGTCATCGAGATGCTGGCCGCCCACGCCGGTGTCGAGGACGAGGTCGCCCGGGTGACGGAGGCCGCGATGCGTGGCGAGCTCGACTTCGAGCAGTCGCTGCGTCACCGCGTCGCGCTGCTCAAGGGCCTTCCCGCGACCGTGATCGACGAGGTCTACGCCCAGATCCAGTTCAACCCCGGCGCCCGCACGATGGTCCGCACGCTGAAGCGTCTGGGCTACCGGTTCGCGATCGTCTCGGGTGGCTTCAGCCAGATCACCGAGCGCCTCGCCGCCGACATCGGCATCGACTTCCAGCGCGCCAACGAGCTCGAGATCGTCGACGGTCACCTCACCGGCGGCATCGTCGGCCAGGTCGTCGACCGTGCTGGCAAGGCCACCGCGCTGCGCGAGTTCGCGGCGCAGCTGGAGATCAGTGAGGCGGCCACGATCGCGATCGGTGACGGCGCCAACGACCTCGACATGCTCGACGCCGCCGGACTCGGCGTGGCCTACAACGCCCGCCCGGTGGTGCAGTCGGCTGCCGACACCGCGGTCAACGTTCCCTACCTCGACACGATCATGTACCTGCTCGGCATCTCGCGCGAGGAGATCGAGGCCGCAGACGCCGAGGCTGGCATCGTCACTCCGGCCCCGCCCGTGCACGCCTGA
- a CDS encoding SixA phosphatase family protein, whose protein sequence is MTTPAPTQRRLVLMRHAQAESFADDDHGRELTARGTADAGAAGTWLSEQGIVVDHAVVSSATRTRQTFAAMRAGAGSLLEPDIRIDLYSAGPESALDELRLCPDESTTLLLVGHNPTVALLANLLQDGAGDPVAEARLAQGYPPATITVLTFDGNWDQLSFGDCRLLDVHTARA, encoded by the coding sequence ATGACCACGCCCGCGCCCACCCAGCGTCGCCTCGTCCTGATGCGGCACGCCCAGGCAGAGTCGTTCGCCGACGACGACCACGGCCGTGAACTCACCGCTCGGGGCACTGCCGACGCTGGGGCCGCCGGCACCTGGCTGAGCGAGCAGGGGATCGTGGTCGACCATGCCGTCGTCTCTTCCGCGACGCGGACCCGGCAGACTTTCGCTGCGATGCGGGCAGGGGCCGGGAGTTTGCTCGAGCCCGACATCCGGATCGACCTCTACTCGGCCGGACCCGAGTCCGCGCTCGACGAGCTGCGCCTGTGCCCGGACGAGAGCACGACGCTGCTTCTGGTGGGGCACAACCCGACCGTCGCCCTGCTCGCGAACCTGTTGCAGGACGGCGCCGGTGACCCGGTGGCCGAGGCCCGGCTCGCGCAGGGGTATCCGCCGGCGACGATCACCGTCCTGACCTTCGACGGCAACTGGGACCAGCTCTCGTTCGGCGACTGCCGACTCCTCGACGTCCACACGGCCCGGGCCTGA
- the fabI gene encoding enoyl-ACP reductase FabI produces MGILAGKRILVAGVTMDSSIGFATAKVAQEQGAEVLISNFGRALNITKRIAKRLPVEPPVLELDVTNPEHLAGLADQVREHVDGLDGVVHSIAYGNPETLLGGKFLDGPWDDVAQAVHVSAYSLKSLAVATRELMAPGGSIVGLTFDATVAWPAYDWMGVAKAGLESTNRYLARDLGPEGIRCNLVSAGPLKTLAAKAIPGFEDLESSWKDKAPLGWDESDHTPTAKAVVALLSDFFPATTGEIVHVDGGFHAMGL; encoded by the coding sequence ATGGGAATCCTCGCAGGCAAGCGCATCCTCGTCGCCGGAGTCACCATGGACTCCTCCATCGGTTTCGCGACCGCCAAGGTCGCCCAGGAGCAGGGCGCCGAGGTGCTCATCTCCAACTTCGGCCGCGCCCTCAACATCACCAAGCGGATCGCGAAGCGCCTCCCGGTGGAGCCTCCCGTCCTGGAACTCGACGTCACCAATCCCGAGCACCTCGCCGGCCTGGCCGACCAGGTCCGTGAGCACGTCGACGGCCTCGACGGTGTCGTCCACTCCATCGCCTACGGCAACCCCGAGACGCTGCTGGGCGGCAAGTTCCTCGACGGTCCCTGGGACGACGTCGCGCAGGCCGTGCACGTCTCGGCGTACTCGTTGAAGTCGCTCGCCGTGGCCACCCGCGAGCTGATGGCTCCCGGCGGCTCGATCGTCGGCCTCACCTTCGACGCCACCGTCGCCTGGCCCGCCTACGACTGGATGGGCGTGGCCAAGGCCGGTCTGGAGTCCACCAACCGCTACCTCGCCCGCGACCTGGGCCCCGAGGGCATCCGCTGCAACCTCGTCTCCGCCGGTCCGCTGAAGACCCTCGCTGCCAAGGCGATCCCCGGCTTCGAGGACCTCGAGTCGTCGTGGAAGGACAAGGCCCCGCTCGGCTGGGACGAGTCCGACCACACCCCGACCGCCAAGGCCGTCGTCGCGCTCCTGTCCGACTTCTTCCCGGCCACCACCGGTGAGATCGTCCACGTCGACGGTGGCTTCCACGCGATGGGCCTCTGA
- the fabG gene encoding 3-oxoacyl-[acyl-carrier-protein] reductase — MVTGGNRGIGRAVAEAFLAQGDNVAVTTRTGGAPEGALDIRCDVTDPAQVDAAFAEAEAAHGPVEVLVANAGITRDTLVLRMSDEDWDDVIATNLTGSFRLARRASKSMLRLRRGRIVFVSSVVGLLGSAGQVNYAASKSGLVGMARSLARELGSRGITANVVAPGFVDTDMTAVLSDDQKAGIKQQVPLGRTARPEEIAAAITFLASEQAGYVTGAVIPVDGGLGMGH, encoded by the coding sequence CTGGTGACCGGCGGAAACCGTGGCATCGGCCGCGCCGTCGCCGAGGCGTTCCTCGCCCAGGGCGACAACGTGGCCGTCACCACTCGCACCGGCGGCGCCCCCGAAGGTGCCCTCGACATCCGTTGCGACGTCACCGACCCTGCCCAGGTGGACGCCGCGTTCGCCGAGGCCGAGGCCGCCCACGGGCCCGTCGAGGTCCTGGTCGCCAACGCCGGCATCACCCGCGACACCCTCGTGCTCCGGATGAGCGACGAGGACTGGGACGACGTGATCGCCACCAACCTCACCGGATCGTTCCGCCTCGCCCGCCGCGCGTCGAAGTCGATGCTGCGTCTGCGTCGCGGCCGGATCGTCTTCGTCTCCTCCGTCGTCGGGCTGCTCGGCTCGGCCGGACAGGTCAACTACGCCGCCTCCAAGTCCGGCCTCGTCGGCATGGCCCGCTCGCTGGCCCGTGAGCTCGGTTCCCGCGGCATCACTGCCAACGTCGTCGCCCCCGGCTTCGTCGACACCGACATGACGGCCGTCCTCAGCGACGACCAGAAGGCCGGCATCAAGCAGCAGGTCCCGTTGGGGCGCACCGCGCGACCCGAGGAGATCGCCGCCGCGATCACCTTCCTGGCCTCGGAGCAGGCCGGCTACGTCACCGGTGCCGTGATCCCGGTCGACGGTGGCCTCGGCATGGGTCACTGA
- a CDS encoding DUF3099 domain-containing protein — protein MAGKHDDVVRITTAAPDPEADLSSRQRRYVISMSIRLVCFLGAAAFAPQWPMWVLLAGAVFLPYVAVVGANSKDMRRDEFELDGVSPQFQLGGSGERPVIHATTDLGDANEATNRTQD, from the coding sequence ATGGCTGGCAAGCACGACGACGTGGTTCGGATCACCACGGCGGCACCCGATCCCGAGGCCGATCTGTCGAGTCGTCAGCGTCGCTACGTGATCTCGATGAGCATCCGTCTGGTCTGCTTCCTCGGCGCTGCGGCGTTCGCTCCCCAGTGGCCGATGTGGGTTCTCCTGGCCGGCGCCGTCTTCCTGCCCTACGTCGCCGTGGTGGGTGCGAACTCCAAGGACATGCGTCGTGACGAGTTCGAGCTCGACGGCGTCAGCCCGCAGTTCCAGCTCGGTGGCAGCGGTGAGCGTCCCGTCATCCACGCCACGACCGACCTGGGCGACGCGAACGAAGCAACGAACAGGACTCAGGACTGA
- a CDS encoding SURF1 family protein: MQRLKFLLSKRWALFLVAVVLLTWLAVWLGQWQFGRLEDRKERNASVLRNEALAADPVEDVLSVEHPVAEDTEWRHVTATGTYLPEETVHVRYRTGAQGAPGVEVLVPMDLGDGTAVIVDRGWWGTANRGAVPDDVPAPPSGEVTVDGWVRVDAEGDSTAVKDHSTRAVNSVEIAKSLDLDGMEFLQGFVQVETETPAPAESLTLPSKPELNEGPHFFYGIQWWFFGFLAVAGFGYLLWDEWRDQQDESTGDDVAGGSPDPEDA, encoded by the coding sequence GTGCAGCGTCTGAAGTTCCTTCTCTCCAAGCGGTGGGCCCTCTTCCTCGTCGCCGTCGTCCTGCTGACCTGGCTGGCCGTGTGGTTGGGCCAGTGGCAGTTCGGGCGTCTCGAGGACCGCAAGGAACGCAACGCCTCGGTGCTGCGCAACGAGGCTCTGGCTGCTGATCCGGTCGAGGACGTCCTTTCGGTCGAGCACCCGGTCGCCGAGGACACCGAGTGGCGCCACGTCACCGCCACCGGCACCTACCTGCCCGAGGAGACCGTGCACGTGCGCTACCGCACCGGCGCGCAGGGCGCACCTGGCGTCGAGGTGCTGGTCCCGATGGACCTCGGTGACGGCACCGCCGTGATCGTGGACCGTGGCTGGTGGGGCACCGCGAACCGCGGCGCCGTGCCCGACGACGTGCCTGCTCCCCCCTCGGGCGAGGTGACCGTCGACGGCTGGGTGCGCGTCGACGCCGAGGGCGACTCCACTGCCGTCAAGGACCACTCGACCCGCGCCGTCAACAGTGTCGAGATCGCGAAGTCCCTCGACCTCGACGGCATGGAGTTCCTGCAGGGGTTCGTCCAGGTCGAGACCGAGACGCCGGCCCCGGCGGAGTCCTTGACCCTGCCCAGCAAGCCTGAACTCAACGAGGGGCCGCACTTCTTCTACGGCATCCAGTGGTGGTTCTTCGGGTTCCTGGCCGTGGCTGGTTTCGGCTACCTGCTGTGGGACGAGTGGCGTGACCAGCAGGACGAGAGCACCGGCGACGACGTCGCAGGCGGCTCCCCCGACCCCGAGGACGCCTGA
- a CDS encoding SDR family oxidoreductase translates to MDLLLTDRVHIVTGGTRGLGRASAEALVAEGAKVVISSRDADAVARTVAALGADNAVGLACDNADPDTPQALVDLALAHFGRLDGALVSVGGPAAGTALSAADEDWRSAFESVFLGAVRLAREVSAHLGDGGAIAFVLSTSVKSPVAGLGISNGLRPGLAMVAKEMADELGARGIRVNTLLPGRIDTDRVRELDATRPDPDAARASWEQKIPLGRYGRPEEFGAAAAFLMSPRAGFVTGVQLPIDGGLLPV, encoded by the coding sequence ATGGATCTGTTGCTGACCGACCGCGTCCACATCGTCACCGGAGGCACCCGCGGCCTCGGCCGGGCCAGCGCCGAGGCGCTGGTGGCCGAGGGTGCGAAGGTGGTCATCTCCTCACGTGACGCCGATGCCGTGGCGCGCACCGTGGCTGCCCTCGGTGCCGACAACGCCGTCGGACTGGCCTGCGACAACGCCGACCCGGACACGCCGCAGGCGCTCGTCGACCTCGCGTTGGCCCACTTCGGACGACTCGATGGCGCCCTGGTCAGCGTCGGTGGTCCAGCAGCCGGCACCGCGCTCAGCGCTGCCGACGAGGACTGGCGTTCGGCGTTCGAGTCGGTCTTCCTGGGCGCAGTGCGCCTGGCCCGCGAGGTCAGCGCTCACCTCGGCGACGGCGGCGCGATCGCGTTCGTGCTCTCCACCAGCGTGAAGTCGCCGGTGGCGGGCCTCGGCATCTCCAACGGTCTGCGCCCCGGCCTGGCGATGGTCGCCAAGGAGATGGCCGATGAACTGGGTGCCCGTGGCATCCGGGTCAACACCCTGCTCCCCGGACGCATCGACACCGACCGGGTCCGTGAACTCGACGCCACCCGTCCCGACCCGGACGCAGCGCGGGCCTCGTGGGAGCAGAAGATCCCGCTGGGTCGCTACGGACGTCCCGAGGAGTTCGGTGCAGCTGCGGCGTTCCTGATGTCGCCGCGCGCCGGGTTCGTCACCGGCGTGCAGCTGCCGATCGACGGCGGGCTGCTGCCGGTCTGA
- a CDS encoding ABC transporter ATP-binding protein — protein sequence MNAPAMGHGHLAQDRSVKKAKVERTALRRVLSFAGPHRRTIGFFLALTVLDALLVAVPPLLMQRIIDDGVADGDTRLVVWLAVAVGVVAVVSALLTVGSGLLSSRIGEGLIYDLRTKVFSHVQRLPLAFFTQTQTGALVSRLNNDVIGAQRAFTSTLQSTVANLIGVVVVGATMLVLSWQVTLACVAMVPFLLIASKWVGGKVSGLTRAQMDGNADMGNTMTERFNIGGALLLKLFGRPTFEDAHYAGKAAVVRDLGVKISLYTRSYMAVMALVPALATALVYGIGGVMAINASLTVGTVVALSILLTRLLGPLQALANVRIDIMTALVSFDRVFEILDLPSSITEKPDAITLAGNRAGVEFRDVHFAYPASGSAPAPSLGAVAQTRSDAGVPVLNGVSFTARPGEMIALVGPSGAGKSTLTHLVARLYDVDSGQVRVGDVDVRDLTSASLTDTVGYVTQDAHMFHDTIRANLAYARRDADEAAMWDALERAQVADLVRNLPAGLDTVVGDRGYRLSGGERQRLAIARLLLKSPAVVVLDEATAHLDSESEAAVQRALDAALEGRTSLVVAHRLSTVRNADQILVVDGGKIVEQGTHLDLLGQRGLYAELHATQFEGQSAV from the coding sequence ATGAACGCACCGGCCATGGGACACGGGCACCTCGCCCAGGACCGTTCGGTCAAGAAGGCCAAGGTGGAGCGCACCGCGCTGCGGCGGGTGCTCTCCTTCGCCGGTCCGCACCGCCGCACCATCGGGTTCTTCCTCGCCCTCACCGTCCTCGACGCACTGCTCGTCGCGGTGCCGCCGTTGCTGATGCAGCGGATCATCGACGACGGCGTCGCCGACGGAGACACGCGGCTCGTGGTGTGGCTGGCCGTCGCGGTCGGTGTGGTCGCAGTCGTCAGCGCGCTCCTCACCGTCGGATCGGGGCTGCTGTCCAGCCGGATCGGCGAAGGTCTGATCTACGACCTCCGCACCAAGGTCTTCTCCCACGTCCAGCGGCTGCCGTTGGCGTTCTTCACCCAGACCCAGACCGGTGCACTCGTCTCCCGCCTCAACAATGACGTGATCGGTGCCCAGCGTGCCTTCACCTCCACGCTGCAGAGCACGGTGGCGAACCTGATCGGCGTCGTCGTCGTGGGTGCCACGATGCTCGTCCTGAGCTGGCAGGTCACCCTGGCCTGCGTGGCGATGGTGCCGTTCCTGCTGATCGCCTCGAAGTGGGTCGGCGGGAAGGTCTCTGGGCTGACGCGCGCCCAGATGGACGGCAACGCCGACATGGGCAACACCATGACCGAACGCTTCAACATCGGTGGCGCCCTGTTGCTCAAGCTCTTCGGTCGCCCCACCTTCGAGGACGCCCACTACGCAGGCAAAGCAGCCGTGGTCCGCGACCTCGGCGTGAAGATCTCCCTCTACACGCGCTCCTACATGGCCGTGATGGCGCTGGTGCCGGCGCTGGCCACTGCACTCGTCTACGGCATCGGTGGCGTGATGGCGATCAACGCCTCGCTCACCGTCGGTACCGTCGTGGCGCTCTCCATCCTGCTGACGCGACTGCTCGGACCGCTGCAGGCGCTGGCCAACGTGCGGATCGACATCATGACCGCCCTGGTCAGCTTCGACCGGGTCTTCGAGATCCTCGACCTGCCCAGTTCCATCACTGAGAAGCCCGACGCGATCACTCTGGCCGGAAACCGGGCCGGGGTCGAGTTCCGCGACGTCCACTTCGCCTACCCGGCGTCCGGATCGGCTCCCGCGCCGTCCCTGGGAGCCGTGGCCCAGACCCGCAGCGACGCCGGTGTCCCCGTACTGAACGGCGTCAGCTTCACTGCCCGCCCGGGCGAGATGATCGCGCTGGTCGGTCCTTCGGGCGCAGGCAAGTCGACCCTGACCCACCTGGTGGCGCGCCTCTACGACGTCGACTCCGGTCAGGTCCGCGTGGGCGACGTCGACGTGCGTGACCTCACCTCGGCGTCCCTGACCGACACCGTCGGGTACGTCACCCAGGACGCGCACATGTTCCACGACACGATCCGCGCCAACCTCGCCTACGCCCGCCGTGACGCCGACGAGGCAGCGATGTGGGACGCGCTGGAGCGCGCCCAGGTCGCTGACCTGGTGCGCAACCTTCCCGCCGGGCTCGACACCGTCGTCGGGGACCGGGGCTACCGTCTCTCCGGTGGTGAGCGTCAGCGCCTCGCGATCGCGCGCCTCCTGTTGAAGTCGCCCGCCGTCGTCGTCCTCGACGAGGCCACCGCCCACCTCGACTCCGAGTCGGAGGCAGCGGTCCAGCGTGCCCTCGACGCTGCTCTGGAGGGACGCACCTCGTTGGTCGTCGCGCACCGCCTCTCCACCGTGCGCAACGCCGACCAGATCCTCGTCGTCGACGGCGGGAAGATTGTCGAGCAGGGCACCCACCTCGACCTGCTCGGACAGCGTGGCCTCTACGCCGAGCTGCACGCGACCCAGTTCGAGGGTCAGTCCGCGGTCTGA